CACACTTCCGCCTTGCCTTCTATCGGCAAACCAGGCCGTCCCATTTGTGCCATTCGTCAACCCTCCCTTATTCGATATTAATAGGAAGGTGTTGCAACGACCCGTTGAACGTGCCGCGGCTTTTTTTAAAATGTCACGCTCCTCGGTTATACGCTTGAGCTCGGTCTTCAGTCGCCGCACCTCGGCACTCTGGTCCAACTCCGCTTGGCGCACGACATCGGGCTTCTCGAACTTTGCTCGCCAAGCATAAAGGCTGTGCGTCGTAATGCCCAATCGCTGTGCTACATCCGCTACCGAATGACCTCGCTCGGTGACTTGTTTGACTGCCTCGATCTTGAACTCATCCGTGTATCGCTTGCCGCTCATACTGACCTCCTCGGTTGCCATAGATTATGGCTCGAAGATGTCTACGAAAGGCTGGCCAGTTCAGGGAACGGTTGCATCAATGCTTGCTGCAGCGTTTGCGCGAGTACGATCAAATCGATTGGAGCCGCTGCAGCATCGACGGTGCCGCAGTGGCAAGCCCCCGGGGGGGCAAAAAACTGGCCCGAACCCGACTGACCGAGGCAAGCTCGGCAGCAAACGCCATCTCGTTGTAGATAGACAGGGCATACCGCTGGCCGTGACCGTCAGCGGCGCGAATATGCATGATTCGATGGTCTTCGAATCGACTCTGAATGTGATGCCTTCGGTACCCGGCTTGCCAGGGCGGCCGGCGTGCCGACCTGTGAAGTTGCATGCTGACAAAGGGTACGACTACCGTAGGTGCCGTGCCTATCTGCACCGACGTGGCATCCAGTCACGCATTGCCAGACGCGGTGTGGAAAGCCGCGAAAAGCTGGGCCGACACGTTGGGTCGTTGAGCGCACGCGCCTGATTTGCAGGAATTGCCAAGCTGCGCATCCGCTTCGAACGCCGGCTGGACACCCACTATTCTCTGCTCAAAATCGCATGCGCCGTGATATGCATCCGGTTCATTGAACGTCAATGCTGAGGTTTTGGGATCCGTTCTTAGGAAGCCGTATGTCAGCAAATGCAGCATTGGTTTTGTGCAGGCTGCGCTAAAGCAATGTAACTTTTCCCAAAAAATCAAGGTCCATTTGATCTAGGATTATTTGGCATATAAAGATATCGCTTCATAAATTATAGTCAATATAGCAGCGATTAGATTTATAACAGGGACACTTAACGTATGCGGCAGGTCAACGGCACCGCAAGTCATTGTAAAAGTTAGGTTTGCGAATGAAAAAGCCCCGAACCGTTGCAGCGGCCGGGGCTTAGTGAAACAGCACCACGAATAGAGGTCGAGATGCTTGAGCAAAGTATATGCAATTTTTCGCCGTTTCGCACCGAGTGGCTGATTCGAGGCCGCAACTTCGGTGATGGCGTGGTCGAAGTCACCGCCGTGCGCTCGGACCGCTACATCGGCGCGCAAGGCATGATGCTGCGCCCCAAAGCCAAGCGCGGCGAATCGGAAAACACGGACGACAACTTGATGGACGCGGCAAGGCGAGCAAAGCAGCAAGTCCGCTTGCGCTGCAAAGCAATTGGAGCAGATCGCATGATCACCCTTACCTATCGCGAGAACATGCAGGACAAGGCCACGCTGAAGCGCCATTTCGACGCTCTACGCCGTCGCCTGGGCAAGCTGCAACTGTTCCACTACGTCGCCGTCGCGGAGCGCCAGAAACGCGGCGCGTGGCACCTGCATATCGCCGTGAAGGGGCGTGAGAACTACCGCGTCCTGCGTGCCATCTGGCACAGCATTGTCGGCCAGGACAACGGCAATGTCGACGTGCGCAACCCGTACCGCGAAAAGGGCCTACGACACAAGCTCGCCGCCTACCTGAGCAAGTACATCACGAAAGACTTCGGCGAACACCAGCTCAACGAGAAGCGCTATTGGACAAGCAAGGGCGTCGAGATACCCGAGCAGCACTCCATCGCCCATATCACGTCGAACAACCCCGGCAAGGCTCTTTTGCTGGCCTTTGATGCGGCTCTCGATGCCGGGGCCAGCCTGGACCGCTGCCAGACGTATTGGAACCAGGAGTTAGGGTGTTTTTGGTTGGCAACAAGGGAGCATGCATCATGAGTGTGAATCCTCGACTGATGAGCGAGCAGGACTTGCGGGACGTGACCGGCTTTAAGGTTTGCAGCGCGCAAATGCGGTGGTTCCAACGACAGTTTGGGCTGTCACCGGTTCAACGCGCCGATGGTCGCATCATTCTCACCTGGGCGACGTTCGAAGCTCTCCAAGCCAAACGCGTCGGCTTGGTACCGGGCGGGTTTGCGGCCGAACGTCCGGCGCTGATACCGCTGAGGAGAAGCGCGTGAGGGGGCGCCGTCGCAAACAGGCAGAAGGACTGCCCAACCGAG
This region of Robbsia betulipollinis genomic DNA includes:
- a CDS encoding rolling circle replication-associated protein, which encodes MLEQSICNFSPFRTEWLIRGRNFGDGVVEVTAVRSDRYIGAQGMMLRPKAKRGESENTDDNLMDAARRAKQQVRLRCKAIGADRMITLTYRENMQDKATLKRHFDALRRRLGKLQLFHYVAVAERQKRGAWHLHIAVKGRENYRVLRAIWHSIVGQDNGNVDVRNPYREKGLRHKLAAYLSKYITKDFGEHQLNEKRYWTSKGVEIPEQHSIAHITSNNPGKALLLAFDAALDAGASLDRCQTYWNQELGCFWLATREHAS
- a CDS encoding DUF4224 domain-containing protein; amino-acid sequence: MSVNPRLMSEQDLRDVTGFKVCSAQMRWFQRQFGLSPVQRADGRIILTWATFEALQAKRVGLVPGGFAAERPALIPLRRSA